The genomic window AGGACTTGGATGCcgacttctcgtcgacgttgtcaGCTTTACTCGTTTCGAATCTCGACGCGAGATTGGCTTTGGTTTTTTGCCTCCATTCCGTTCCGCTATCCAACGCTTCATCCTTCTCGAAGTCAACGGGAATGCGGCTTACGTCGACATCCACGATGGAATCCGTTACCACCTTTTCTATGATCTCGGGAGTGGTCTCCGCCGTGGCTACGGGCTCTTCTGGCAAGATAACCGGGCCGGGCTCCATGGGGAGGTTGAAGAAGGGAGGCGGAGTGGTTTCTTCATTGGACTCGTCTTCTGGCAAGATAACAGGGCCAGGTTCCATGGGGAGGTTGAAGACTGGAGGCCCAGTGGTTTCGTCCGCGCCGGGCGCTATGGGGAGATTGATGAAGGGAGGCGGAGtgatttcttcgtcgacttgtCCCTCCGTTGGCATTGTTTCCTCTTCCGTTTCCGGTTCTGGTTCAGGCTCTTTCGGCGAAAGCGGGCATTCGTAGTCGGGGAACGGGAAGGTGGCGAATCCCTTATCTAGGACTTCCGTTGccgcgacgagaaaattcttcgCGTACGCGATCTGCTTGTTGACCCGTTCCATGGTGTgatgacgttctttttcCGCCTTTGGGCCGCGTGCCCTGGGAAGGGCCGCGACTTTGCGATGATCCTCGAGTTCCTGCTGGAGAGCTTGGTTGACGCCGTCGAGGACTCGGTGCGCATCAGTTGGTCTCTCAGCCGCAATCgtctaaataaaataaaaccGTTAGAAAACAGAAGCGACCACCAGGTGGAGCCCCGTTCCATATTCGATTAACTAGCCATTGTTCGCAATCTTTGCCTAGTGATTGGGGATTAGCGGTTGGCCcctcctccctccctcccaaGAACAACTCCGCGTCTATTCCCCAAAACGATTCTCCATTGTGGGTCTCCCACAAACAATTCCTCTAATAAATTCCTAGAACACTCCCTATCTCCTGTCTGATTCTAACAAAGCCACATTCACGCAATCTACTCTTTTCTCTAGTAGAAAACGGCTGCGTCTCGACCCGAGGAAAATTCCTAATTACAATTTCAACTCACCATGAACATCTGCAATCCCTTGCACAGTTGCTCTCGATAGCACATGGACAAGTCGTCGTGATGCATTCCCTTCAACTTTCGATGATTCGCCGCCACTCTTCTCTCCGAGTCCACGATCCTCCCACGGAATCCCGTCTTGAATTTGCTCAGCAACGTTTCCGCGTATTCCGGATTTCGACCTCGGAAAGAGTCGACCGTCTTCATGGCACGATCGTATTGCGTCTTCATCAAACCCAATCGTCCTCGCTCCTCCTCGTCCATTCGCTCGCGCTGCTGAACGAAGAGCCGACGCATCATCTTTCGATCGCAATGATGCTTAAAATCGAGCGTGTGAGCGAGCGTGTCGACGTGCGTCTCATCAGGAACCGTTGGCAATTCGAACTTCATGATCACAGTAGTTTCAACCTCATCTTCTGTTCCAGTCGCATCTGTTCCAGTCTCATCTTTTTCAGTCTCATCTGTTTCATCAGTCTCATCTGTTTCATCAGTCTCATCTGTTTCATCAGTCTCCTCCGCTCCAGATGTCTCCGGCGCAATAGTCGCAAACTCTGTCTCCTCTGGCTCCTGCGGCATAGTCTCAACTTCCGGCTCTCCCGGGCAACAGACGTATTCCACGCCGCGGAATCGGTCCGTTCCGCAATCGATGATCATGCCGTAATCGAAAAGGATGCTCGGTCTCGACGACATGACGTTGCATCGTTCGATGGCCATTGTGTGGAGTCGATCGTGATCATAGCACGCTTTGCGATCGTAGAAGTGATTGAAACGACACGAATCGGGCACGTTGAGCGCTCGCGCTTCGAAGTGGCCGACTAaagaggagaggagagaaaaagggTTAGCGCaagaggaagcgaaggagaGCGGAAACGAAGCGCGGGGGCGCGGCGCGAGGAGAAATCTCCGGTAAAATCGAGAGTCTCTCCCGGCAGAATGACTGAAATTCGATTGACCGGTCGAAATAGCCGCCGCGGGGCAAAGAAAAGCGCCGACGAAGGTGACGCGCGCGTCGATAGGAAGGAATTCGTTAGAGAGAGACATAATGAAACCGCAAAGCATCGTtcgccgaaacgaagcgTAAAACGGGGATAGGGAGCCTCGctcacgcgcgcgcgttcgcgaTATACGATAGAGGTGCTATAGCGCGAGAAAACCGCACTTTACTTTGACTTACCGACGCAGCGAAACGTTggtctcgtcgaacgataTGTGCAATCGGCGTTTTCCGCCGTACACCACGTCGAACTCGTCGCGTCACTCGCTTCGATGACATTCGTGACGCGTCTCTCCGGGTAGACTTTGCGACAATAATCCAATATGGCGGCTTTGTTGTTGTCTTCGATGCAGCCGCTCGTGCCGTCTGGGTCCGTTGCCCATTCGCCGGTCCTTAGATCGACGTGTTGGTTGACTTTTCCGCACCAGAACATGACCCGAGGCACGAAGTGGAGTTCGTACTCGGACACGGAGGCGTAACACTAAACAAAGGCAAGATGGCGGTCGCGACGTTGCGTCACGGGAAGAAAGCGTGAACTTACCGTGGCCGCGATGGCCAGGAGTAACAATAGCTTCATTTCACGCCCCAAGACTGAACTGTTTTTACCTTGCGCACAGACACACGATTCGCTTATAGTGAGCCCCAATAAACGTCCGGCGACTCTGGTGATACTGGGGGTCGGAATGACGTAGGCCTGAGGGAACCAATGGTGTTCGGTGGGGAGGTcccgtgacgtcaccttggAAGAGAAGGGAGGACGTCATTCTCATAACGTCATAGTGGATACCCAGAACTTCTAAAATAAACTCGATCGAGAGGAAACGGAATATAACGGAAATAGTAAAAATGAGCACGGAAATCGCTTCTTAGCTGCAGTAGCTAGATCGTCTAGAATCTGGCCTAGAATCTGGTTTCTAAAGAAACCAGAACATTATCTTAATTAAGCTTAATTCAGATGCCGAAAGCatgtcaaaaaaaagaaagtccGCGGTCGGTGTACGGGACTCCGAAAAGGGCGCAAAACAGAGAACACTACCGCACGCTAACCTTATTGAGCGGGAATGAGAACGCTAGTTCGAGACGAATTCGCCGAGATAGGCTTTACCATCAACGACAATTCGATCCTAGACAAGCGTATGGTGCAGCGCGAATCACGCTTAGTGGCCAAAAACGCTTCGTTTCAGTCGTCGAACTGCTCAGGCTGTACAACAAACGCCCGTCGGAGCTAGCAAACGAATGGCTTGCTTTTTCGCTGAAGCAAACCGACGCCTCCTTGTCTTTGGAAACGCTAGAATTGTGGGAACAGAAGGAACTGCGAGTAAGACTCCGTTCGTCTTCCCAGTCGACTGATAGACACGTATCCACTAGACGTTCAAAGGGTTTCAGAGGGAAACTCATGTCTACACGAAAAAAGATATTCATTCGGCGTAATTCATTAGAGATTACGAGATCGGACTTCCTTATTTAGGATTCTCTCGTAGGCTTGATGATGACGGTCTCCTTGCTTCGTATGGTGAAGGCAGTCAGCCAATCAGTGTAATAGTTAGCTTGAAatctatatatacatatatgcatatacatatatgtatAAGAAGTAGAACCCCATGATTTCCCCTGACCAGATATTAGCATTGGTTCTGCACTTttgacttcttctttctcctcattattaattaatagaaacGATCGGGAGACGGCATGAAGACGCCTGATCAACGTGCGACCAAATATAGGCGCACGGGTCGCGGTCACACTCCCGCCGAGTTTCAATCTCCGTCTCTTTTTAGTCAAAGGTGCCAGTTCCTTTTTGAATTAAATGTTGTCTTTTAATTGTTTTCGTTTGGTTACAGCTTTTCCGTTCCACCCACGCCTTTTACTGAGCGGTCTAATGCCGGCGAAGTGTGCTGCGAGTTGCCAAACGAGGCCGACGAGTCTTTGGCAGCTTTGTGGGAGGGAACGGGCGCAAGTGTACGCGTTTCTTTTGCCACGGAGACCGAAGGCAAACCAACGAAGTACATGTTCCAGAAATTGCTTGATAAAATTGCAGGCACTAGTGGCGCCAGTTCGTCATTTTGATAAATAACGGAGATTTTAGTCCTAAATGATcaaattgaagaaaaggaggaCCAG from Oscarella lobularis chromosome 1, ooOscLobu1.1, whole genome shotgun sequence includes these protein-coding regions:
- the LOC136199791 gene encoding amyloid beta precursor like protein 2-like encodes the protein MKLLLLLAIAATCYASVSEYELHFVPRVMFWCGKVNQHVDLRTGEWATDPDGTSGCIEDNNKAAILDYCRKVYPERRVTNVIEASDATSSTWCTAENADCTYRSTRPTFRCVVGHFEARALNVPDSCRFNHFYDRKACYDHDRLHTMAIERCNVMSSRPSILFDYGMIIDCGTDRFRGVEYVCCPGEPEVETMPQEPEETEFATIAPETSGAEETDETDETDETDETDETDETEKDETGTDATGTEDEVETTVIMKFELPTVPDETHVDTLAHTLDFKHHCDRKMMRRLFVQQRERMDEEERGRLGLMKTQYDRAMKTVDSFRGRNPEYAETLLSKFKTGFRGRIVDSERRVAANHRKLKGMHHDDLSMCYREQLCKGLQMFMTIAAERPTDAHRVLDGVNQALQQELEDHRKVAALPRARGPKAEKERHHTMERVNKQIAYAKNFLVAATEVLDKGFATFPFPDYECPLSPKEPEPEPETEEETMPTEGQVDEEITPPPFINLPIAPGADETTGPPVFNLPMEPGPVILPEDESNEETTPPPFFNLPMEPGPVILPEEPVATAETTPEIIEKVVTDSIVDVDVSRIPVDFEKDEALDSGTEWRQKTKANLASRFETSKADNVDEKSASKSSSVSYVGMAIGLAVGAAVTVGLLALVYGVHRSRKGGKYEVGIVGEEELAQREENALQESGYENPAYKFFEEMDDGDDEEM